One Oncorhynchus nerka isolate Pitt River linkage group LG5, Oner_Uvic_2.0, whole genome shotgun sequence genomic window carries:
- the LOC115129618 gene encoding tubulin beta-4B chain isoform X1, whose amino-acid sequence MREIVHLQAGQCGNQIGAKFWEVISDEHGIDPTGTYHGDSDLQLERINVYYNEATGGKYVPRAILVDLEPGTMDSVRSGPFGQIFRPDNFVFGQSGAGNNWAKGHYTEGAELVDSVLDVVRKEAESCDCLQGFQLTHSLGGGTGSGMGTLLISKIREEYPDRIMNTFSVVPSPKVSDTVVEPYNATLSVHQLVENTDETYCIDNEALYDICFRTLKLTTPTYGDLNHLVSATMSGVTTCLRFPGQLNADLRKLAVNMVPFPRLHFFMPGFAPLTSRGSQQYRALTVPELTQQMFDAKNMMAACDPRHGRYLTVAAIFRGRMSMKEVDEQMLNVQNKNSSYFVEWIPNNVKTAVCDIPPRGLKMAATFIGNSTAIQELFKRISEQFTAMFRRKAFLHWYTGEGMDEMEFTEAESNMNDLVSEYQQYQDATAEEEGEFEEEGEEDMG is encoded by the exons ATGAGGGAGATTGTTCATCTGCAGGCCGGTCAATGTGGAAATCAGATCGGTGCCAAG TTTTGGGAGGTTATCAGTGACGAGCATGGAATAGACCCAACAGGCACTTATCATGGAGATAGCGATCTACAGCTTGAGAGAATCAACGTGTACTATAATGAggcaacag GTGGCAAGTATGTTCCTCGTGCCATTCTAGTTGATCTGGAGCCTGGCACGATGGACTCTGTCCGCTCTGGACCATTCGGCCAAATATTCAGACCGGACAACTTTGTCTTTG GACAGAGTGGTGCAGGTAACAACTGGGCAAAGGGCCATTACACTGAGGGAGCAGAGCTGGTAGACTCTGTCCTGGATGTGGTGAGAAAGGAAGCCGAGAGCTGCGACTGTCTTCAGGGTTTCCAGCTCACCCACTCCCTTGGAGGCGGCACAGGCTCTGGTATGGGTACCCTGTTGATTAGCAAGATCCGTGAGGAGTACCCTGACCGCATCATGAACACCTTCAGTGTGGTGCCCTCCCCCAAAGTGTCAGACACTGTGGTGGAGCCCTACAATGCCACCCTGTCTGTGCATCAGCTAGTGGAGAACACTGACGAGACTTATTGCATCGACAACGAGGCCTTGTATGACATCTGCTTTCGCACTCTGAAGCTGACAACTCCCACTTACGGGGACCTCAACCACCTGGTGTCAGCCACCATGAGTGGTGTCACCACCTGCCTGCGCTTCCCCGGCCAGCTCAACGCCGACCTACGTAAGCTAGCTGTCAACATGGTCCCATTCCCCCGCCTGCATTTCTTCATGCCAGGCTTTGCCCCCCTCACCAGCAGAGGCAGCCAGCAGTACAGAGCGCTGACGGTGCCTGAACTCACCCAGCAGATGTTCGATGCCAAGAACATGATGGCTGCCTGCGATCCCCGTCACGGCCGCTACCTCACTGTGGCCGCCATTTTCCGTGGCCGCATGTCCATGAAGGAGGTGGACGAGCAGATGCTGAATGTGCAGAACAAGAACAGCAGCTACTTCGTCGAATGGATCCCCAACAATGTCAAGACTGCAGTCTGCGACATCCCGCCCCGCGGCCTTAAAATGGCTGCTACCTTCATCGGCAATAGCACGGCCATCCAGGAGCTGTTTAAGCGCATCTCTGAGCAGTTCACAGCCATGTTCCGCCGCAAGGCGTTCCTGCACTGGTACACCGGAGAGGGCATGGACGAGATGGAGTTCACCGAGGCCGAGAGCAACATGAACGACCTGGTATCTGAGTACCAGCAGTACCAGGATGCCACCGCCGAGGAGGAGGGCGAGtttgaagaggagggagaagaggatatGGGTTAG
- the LOC115129618 gene encoding tubulin beta chain isoform X2: protein MDSVRSGPFGQIFRPDNFVFGQSGAGNNWAKGHYTEGAELVDSVLDVVRKEAESCDCLQGFQLTHSLGGGTGSGMGTLLISKIREEYPDRIMNTFSVVPSPKVSDTVVEPYNATLSVHQLVENTDETYCIDNEALYDICFRTLKLTTPTYGDLNHLVSATMSGVTTCLRFPGQLNADLRKLAVNMVPFPRLHFFMPGFAPLTSRGSQQYRALTVPELTQQMFDAKNMMAACDPRHGRYLTVAAIFRGRMSMKEVDEQMLNVQNKNSSYFVEWIPNNVKTAVCDIPPRGLKMAATFIGNSTAIQELFKRISEQFTAMFRRKAFLHWYTGEGMDEMEFTEAESNMNDLVSEYQQYQDATAEEEGEFEEEGEEDMG from the exons ATGGACTCTGTCCGCTCTGGACCATTCGGCCAAATATTCAGACCGGACAACTTTGTCTTTG GACAGAGTGGTGCAGGTAACAACTGGGCAAAGGGCCATTACACTGAGGGAGCAGAGCTGGTAGACTCTGTCCTGGATGTGGTGAGAAAGGAAGCCGAGAGCTGCGACTGTCTTCAGGGTTTCCAGCTCACCCACTCCCTTGGAGGCGGCACAGGCTCTGGTATGGGTACCCTGTTGATTAGCAAGATCCGTGAGGAGTACCCTGACCGCATCATGAACACCTTCAGTGTGGTGCCCTCCCCCAAAGTGTCAGACACTGTGGTGGAGCCCTACAATGCCACCCTGTCTGTGCATCAGCTAGTGGAGAACACTGACGAGACTTATTGCATCGACAACGAGGCCTTGTATGACATCTGCTTTCGCACTCTGAAGCTGACAACTCCCACTTACGGGGACCTCAACCACCTGGTGTCAGCCACCATGAGTGGTGTCACCACCTGCCTGCGCTTCCCCGGCCAGCTCAACGCCGACCTACGTAAGCTAGCTGTCAACATGGTCCCATTCCCCCGCCTGCATTTCTTCATGCCAGGCTTTGCCCCCCTCACCAGCAGAGGCAGCCAGCAGTACAGAGCGCTGACGGTGCCTGAACTCACCCAGCAGATGTTCGATGCCAAGAACATGATGGCTGCCTGCGATCCCCGTCACGGCCGCTACCTCACTGTGGCCGCCATTTTCCGTGGCCGCATGTCCATGAAGGAGGTGGACGAGCAGATGCTGAATGTGCAGAACAAGAACAGCAGCTACTTCGTCGAATGGATCCCCAACAATGTCAAGACTGCAGTCTGCGACATCCCGCCCCGCGGCCTTAAAATGGCTGCTACCTTCATCGGCAATAGCACGGCCATCCAGGAGCTGTTTAAGCGCATCTCTGAGCAGTTCACAGCCATGTTCCGCCGCAAGGCGTTCCTGCACTGGTACACCGGAGAGGGCATGGACGAGATGGAGTTCACCGAGGCCGAGAGCAACATGAACGACCTGGTATCTGAGTACCAGCAGTACCAGGATGCCACCGCCGAGGAGGAGGGCGAGtttgaagaggagggagaagaggatatGGGTTAG
- the LOC115129622 gene encoding T-cell-specific surface glycoprotein CD28-like: MNVYWIPTILLSLCLSSAANMISSHNCKDKLRTFHVVRVSVNGTASVSCPNLTGKDQEEMRFHLYLGLVEVGNHTHDSAHNHNSTETVSPVGEGLGLRVNEQDHTVSFVLSGMTTERAGVYTCEGQPMYPPPIEKVQDETQTVVLVEAYQCQAGKTVGCVGSRVDGVPVWAWVLGFWITIIYGLAVTVIAFVIWLRLRRVKCSQSDYMNIKPKAPLRGPRKKQGVQHPIRMGRY; encoded by the exons ATGAACGTTTACTGGATACCCacaatcctcctctccctctgcctctccagtGCTGCCAACATGATAAGCTCCCACAACTGTAAAG ACAAGCTCAGAACGTTCCATGTGGTCCGTGTGTCTGTCAACGGCACTGCATCGGTCAGCTGCCCCAACCTGACAGGCAAGGACCAGGAGGAAATGAGATTCCACCTTTACTTGGGCTTGGTCGAGGTTGGCAACCACACTCACGACAGTGCTCACAACCACAACTCCACAGAGACCGTGAGTCCTGTTGGGGAGGGTCTGGGGCTGAGGGTGAACGAACAGGACCATACGGTCAGTTTTGTCCTCTCTGGAATGACCACGGAGCGCGCTGGGGTCTATACCTGTGAGGGGCAACCCATGTACCCACCTCCCATTGAGAAAGTACAAGACGAGACTCAGACTGTGGTCCTGGTTGAAG CATACCAGTGCCAGGCAGGAAAGACTGTGGGATGTGTAGGCTCTAGAGTGGATGGTGTCCCTGTTTGGGCATGGGTGCTGGGGTTCTGGATCACCATCATCTATGGCCTGGCTGTCACTGTCATCGCCTTTGTCATCTGG CTCAGACTGAGGAGAGTGAAGTGTTCCCAGAGCGACTACATGAACATCAAACCTAAAGCTCCACTCAGGGGGCCCAGGAAGAAGCAGGGGGTCCAGCATCCAATCCGAATGGGACGATACTGA